A window of Candidatus Nitrospira allomarina genomic DNA:
TTTGAAATGGATACACCTGGAGAGGAAGCTAGTGAGAAATTCATAAGAACCCAGACAGGAAATCGTGTTAGCCTTATCTAACTTCAGACCATCGCTCTCTTACTTGAATTTGCTTTGGCTACCATTCTTAAGATTTTGCCTTTAAGAGATCTTTAATGGTGTAGTCTTTCATCTTCCTGGCATGAGTGAAAACGATCATTTCACCAAGAAGGCCGACGGAGGCGGTTTGGACCCCGAGTACCATCAATAGGACACCCAGGATTAACAGTGGGCGATCGGTAAGCCCAGTGAGACCAAAGAGTTTTTGGATGGCCAAAATCAGAGAAATGATCAGACCCCCGGAAAACAACCCTGCCCCAACCAAGCCGAAAAACCGCAATGGTTTTTTGGTGAATTTGAATAGAAACGCAACGGAAATGATATCGAGAATCCTGCGAAGATACACCCCCGGCCGTAGCATTCGGGAATGAAAATCAGCTGGATGCTGGGCGACATCTCGCTCTACCACTCGGAACCCCCGTTGATAGGCCAGTAGGGGGAGAAACCGATGAAGATCTCCATAGAGATTCACTTCACGGACCACATGCTTCCGAATTCCGCGAAGGCTACAACTCATATCATGAAACTGCACGCCAGTTAACAATCGCATGGCAAAATGGAAGACTCGATTTTGAAGACGATTGATCCAGGGATCTTGCCGAGGGTAACGACGCGTCACAACCAGATCATAGCCCTTATTGAGGTAACTCATAACCGTATGCAGACCTTCGGGAAGCGTCTGAAAGTACGCCGACAGAGTTATAATGACGTCAGCCCGGGCCTGCTGAAATCCCACCATAAGGACAGTAGCTTCTCCAAAATGTCGCTGAAGTGGAACGATTCGAATGGGCTCTCCCTTGTCTACCAGGCCATGAAGAGGTTGAGCGGCTTTCTCAAACCCCTCGTCTAAAACAAAAATAAATTCAAATGAAGGCACCAGGCTGCGTAGGATGTCCGCATGGACACAGTAAATCTGGTCTAAGGCATCACATCGTTCGGTGACTGGCACCACAACGGAAACAGCCACAGGCGTTGAATCTGCAGAAACACATTCTGTCTCAAGACTATGAGGAGTCATGGGAAAAGGCCCCCGGGAATAGAACGTGATTTGGTTGCGTTCATAAATTTTGACTCTTACATTGAAAACGTGATGCCGAAACGGCTAACTACCAAACGAAGACAGACAGGTTTTTGGTGACTCCCGCTCAATCTTCCATTCCTGACCAGTGGTCTATACAATTTTGGTGAGTCAATGCGATCGTTTCCTCGACATCATGAAACCCCACGAGAAATACATGCCCGTTAAACATTCCATATCATTTGTTCCGGACGGTAATCTCCGGCATAGAGGATCATTTCGCCTAGCATTCCCATTGTGAGCAAATGGCCCGAAAGCGCGAATAGCAAAAAGGCTGTGGCCGGATATACAATGCCAATACCCTCTGAAAACAGCATGCCGAGCAAGCTTAGGCTGCCTAACAATGCTCCGGGAATGGCTAATATTCCAAACCATAAGGCTGGCCTGGCAGCAAACCCTGTCACCATTTTCACCAGAAACAAATCTAAAAACACCCGCCAAGCTCTTGAAATTCCATACTTGCTTTTCCCGAATTTCCGTGGATGATGCGTCACAATTAATTCAGCAATTCTCGCTCCGGACAAGGTTGCCATAGCGGGAATAAAGCGATGAAGTTCAGAATATAAAGCCACGCGTTTAATAATTGAGGCACGGTAAGCTTTCAGGGAACAACCGTTATCG
This region includes:
- a CDS encoding glycosyltransferase, coding for MTPHSLETECVSADSTPVAVSVVVPVTERCDALDQIYCVHADILRSLVPSFEFIFVLDEGFEKAAQPLHGLVDKGEPIRIVPLQRHFGEATVLMVGFQQARADVIITLSAYFQTLPEGLHTVMSYLNKGYDLVVTRRYPRQDPWINRLQNRVFHFAMRLLTGVQFHDMSCSLRGIRKHVVREVNLYGDLHRFLPLLAYQRGFRVVERDVAQHPADFHSRMLRPGVYLRRILDIISVAFLFKFTKKPLRFFGLVGAGLFSGGLIISLILAIQKLFGLTGLTDRPLLILGVLLMVLGVQTASVGLLGEMIVFTHARKMKDYTIKDLLKAKS